A section of the Portunus trituberculatus isolate SZX2019 chromosome 20, ASM1759143v1, whole genome shotgun sequence genome encodes:
- the LOC123506602 gene encoding cuticle protein CP1158-like translates to MKFMAAICLFATSASTQAGYSGLVSLDGKNVQFKRDFAHGSVFIGHSGIVTKDGNNLQLTGGQAALHAASPPAPQPVSQLVLTRSVVGPSGIVSPAGNVQFTQEMVDNIVLVGPPVILTKSGKKVQFNDQGLPLTKRSVGFVLLKDNLGHSGIVRADSIFELFSHDLAHNIVGDSGILN, encoded by the exons ATGAAGTTTATG GCAGCTATCTGTCTCTTCGCCACGAGCGCGAGCACACAGGCTGGGTATTCAGGGCTCGTTAGTCTTGATGGAAAAAACGTTCAGTTCAAACGCGACTTTGCACACGGAAGTGTATTTATTGGACATTCTGGCATCGTAACAAAAGATGGTAATAACCTCCAGCTGACTGGAGGCCAGGCTGCCCTCCATGCTGCCTCTCCACCAGCACCTCAGCCCGTGTCTCAGCTTGTCCTGACCCGCAGCGTCGTTggtccctcaggaatcgtgagTCCTGCCGGAAATGTTCAGTTCACTCAAGAGATGGTTGACAACATCGTGCTGGTTGGTCCCCCTGTCATTTTGACCAAGAGTGGCAAAAAGGTCCAATTCAACGACCAAGGGCTTCCTCTCACCAAGCGCAGTGTCGGCTTTGTCCTGCTCAAGGATAACTTGGGTCATTCTGGCATTGTTAGGGCTGACAGCATTTTTGAACTGTTCAGCCACGACCTCGCCCACAATATTGTGGGAGATTCTGGCATCTTGAACTAG
- the LOC123506603 gene encoding uncharacterized protein LOC123506603 isoform X2 — protein MKFLSALSSPVRQDESALAASRVNSSKPEVMTAIYPATPPASQSSLLHQICPTITSLPHQAWQLVQPRPTRLCLSRHTSTWDWVGLASGSNECPANALTVYLCYWLFFG, from the exons ATGAAGTTTCTG TCTGCCCTATCGTCACCCGTGAGGCAGGACGAGTCGGCCTTGGCGGCGTCCAGGGTCAATTCCTCAAAACCTGAAGTGATGACCGCCATATACCCAGCCACGCCTCCAGCCAGTCAGAGCAGTCTGCTCCACCAAATTTGCCCCACCATTACTTCCCTGCCCCATCAGGCCTGGCAACTAGTCCAGCCCCGCCCTACCAGACTGTGCTTATCTAGACACACCTCTACTTGGGACTGGGTGGGATTGGCGAGTGGAAGCAACGAATGTCCTGCTAATGCACTTACTGTCTATCTCTGCTACTGGTTATTCTTCGGCTAG
- the LOC123506603 gene encoding uncharacterized protein LOC123506603 isoform X3, whose translation MKFLDESALAASRVNSSKPEVMTAIYPATPPASQSSLLHQICPTITSLPHQAWQLVQPRPTRLCLSRHTSTWDWVGLASGSNECPANALTVYLCYWLFFG comes from the exons ATGAAGTTTCTG GACGAGTCGGCCTTGGCGGCGTCCAGGGTCAATTCCTCAAAACCTGAAGTGATGACCGCCATATACCCAGCCACGCCTCCAGCCAGTCAGAGCAGTCTGCTCCACCAAATTTGCCCCACCATTACTTCCCTGCCCCATCAGGCCTGGCAACTAGTCCAGCCCCGCCCTACCAGACTGTGCTTATCTAGACACACCTCTACTTGGGACTGGGTGGGATTGGCGAGTGGAAGCAACGAATGTCCTGCTAATGCACTTACTGTCTATCTCTGCTACTGGTTATTCTTCGGCTAG
- the LOC123506603 gene encoding uncharacterized protein LOC123506603 isoform X1, protein MKFLVIMCVFAASVHFTEPFLHQILAIGPSGVVKPMAVDLNPLYQFMKYQRFLAGHRIQNLDKRYRLSLEAANDNVAMADKEVISKDGNKVQLSDRELSRTKRSVLEWPLQWSRFRKTE, encoded by the exons ATGAAGTTTCTG GTAATCATGTGTGTGTTCGCCGCGAGCGTACATTTCACAGAGCCCTTTTTGCACCAAATTCTTGCCATTGGACCTTCTGGCGTTGTGAAACCGATGGCGGTTGATCTCAATCCTTTGTACCAGTTCATGAAGTACCAAAGATTCCTCGCTGGCCACAGAATACAGAACCTTGATAAAAGGTACAGGTTGAGCCTTGAGGCAGCCAACGACAACGTTGCGATGGCTGACAAGGAGGTCATCTCAAAGGATGGCAATAAGGTGCAGCTCTCTGACCGAGAACTTTCCCGCACCAAACGCTCCGTTCTGGAGTGGCCTTTGCAGTGGTCCCGCTTCCGCAAGACTGAATAA